Proteins from a single region of Engystomops pustulosus chromosome 5, aEngPut4.maternal, whole genome shotgun sequence:
- the LOC140133967 gene encoding uncharacterized protein, whose amino-acid sequence MEEEEEMEKRKEMDFNIWVEDLMEEVMEKIREKNKKKTEEVMEEEEDDNIEMRQWWRSVRASGIPICITTIRQLRLFHLFDDIEEGEEPEEEEDEEWEELKVLEDEEEEEVDHQKAEEDAEGKVLEVEEDEVEEEVDHQKGEDDVERKDLEVEEKEDEVAEEVERKDLEVEEKEDVVAEEVERKDLEVEEDEEEEVDHQKVEEDEVEHLEEQEEEIEDVEEILVDENITEAPRRPSGLDVIEAWASEESLQPRRRWWRPKCLSRGSNHRSRNSGGDRRPSRFLRFLFCCCAPNVTE is encoded by the exons atggaggaggaagaagagatggagaagaggaaggagatggATTTTAACATCTGGGTGGAAGATttgatggaggaggtgatggagaaaataagggaaaaaaacaagaagaagacggaggaggtgatggaggaggaggaggacgacaatATAGAGATGAG GCAGTGGTGGCGGAGTGTCCGGGCATCAGGCATCCCAATATG TATAACAACAATAAGACAACTAAGACTTTTTCACCTATTTGATGACAT CGAGGAGGGAGAGGAACctgaagaagaggaggacgaggaatgggaagagctgaaagtgttggaggatgaggaggaggaggaggtggaccaTCAGAAAGCAGAGGAAGATGCTGAGGGGAAAGTGCTggaagtggaggaggatgaggtggaggaggaggtggaccaTCAGAAaggagaggatgatgtggagAGGAAAGATCTGgaagtggaggagaaggaggatgaggtggcggaggaggtggagaggAAAGATCTGGAAGTggaggagaaggaagatgtggtggcggaggaggtggagaggAAAGATCTGGaagtggaggaggatgaagaggaggaggtagaCCATCAGaaagtggaggaggatgaggtggaacatctggaagagcaggaggaggagattgagGATGTGGAGGAAATATTAGTGGATGAGAACATCACGGAGGCTCCGAGAAG ACCTTCAGGACTGGATGTCATTGAGGCCTGGGCGAGCGAGGAGTCTCTACA GCCAAGACGCAGATGGTGGAGACCCAAGTGTCTAAGCCGGGGCAGCAATCACAGGAG CAGAAACTCTGGAGGTGACAGAAGACCCTCAAG GTTCCTAAGATTCCTCTTCTGCTGCTGTGCCCCAAACGTAACGGAGTAG